GGAAACGTAATATACCTAAATTGCTGAAACCCTCGTGCCCCATCAACAGCTGCAGCTTCAAGGATGCTTTCGGGAATAGTTTGAAGAGCCGCAAGAATGAGCAAAGTACCAAAGGGGAGAAATTTCCAGGAATTGAGCAAAATCAAAAACGGCATAGCAGTCGACGAAGAACCAAGGAAATGGACCGGTTTACGAAGGAATCCAAAGAAAAGGAGAATCTCGTTTACAATGCCAATCCTTGGCAAGAGCATCCACCTCATACAAATTGCTATAGTCACAGCAGGAATAATCCATGGCAACATCACCAGCGATCGCGCGATACTTATGCCTCTGATTCTCCTATTAAGAACCAGGGCTATACCTAAGGGCACAACAAGCTGAATCACAAGGTTACCCGCCGCCCATAAGAAGCTTTTACCCAGAGATTCCCAAAAGGTTGTACTCTGGAAAAGTCCTCTAAAATTACCAAGCCCTACATACCGTCCAGCAACTTGGCCAAATGATACATCGTGGAGGGAGAAAAAGAAAGCCGAGATACATGGATATGCAAAAACAAAAAGAAGAAGAATTACAAGCGGAAAAAGAGGCAAAAACCCCTTTACCGTCTTTTTCACAACATTCGACATCGAGATGCTTCCTCCTTTTACCCCTGGTAAACATATGTGTCTACCAGGGGTGCTTTACCCTCTTTTATTGTGCCGGGATAGAATACTTTTCCATCTGTTTCTGTCCCCAGGAGACCGCCTCCTCAACACTCATTTGCCCGCTGACAACTTTGTTGATAGCCTCTGCCAAAATGTCAGCCCCCGTAATATCTCCAATACCCAGGTTTACCCACCTTCCGTATTCAAAACCGTACAGAGTTGCATATTCCTGCAACGCCTCAAAAGCCACTTTGTGGATACTCTCAAATCGCTTCACAATGGGTTTATCCCAATACTCCTTCGCCTGAGAAGCAATAACGGTTACAGGGAAAAACCCGCCTGGCTCCTGCTCCGCCGTTAAGATTGCGTTGATATCCGGCCGCATCATAAACCGCACTAATCTTTTCACTGCCTGGACGTGTTCTTCTCCTTTCTCCAAAGTTTGCTTGTAAATATGAATCTCGTTAGGATACGTTATTGTCCCCCGTTCTTTCCTATCTTTGTAATAGGGGATATGGGCTGCAGCGTAATCGCTGCTGTCAAACTCCTCGTGAAATCTCTTTTGAACCGACGGGAAGTAAGGAGACATTGCAATGGTTCCCGCAGCGATGTTGAGCTCAATCTCGCCCCAAGACCATGCCTCAGCTCCTGGAGGAGCGTACTGGAAAAAGTCCTTATAGAGCTTCACAGCTTCTATTGTTTCGGGACTGTTGAAAATCACCGTCCCGTCCTCATCAAAAAACCTTGCTCCAACGCTGGCGAGAAAGATATAGGATTGCTCGCTGGTCATAAGATTTTTGGCTCCGCCGATGCCTATGCCGTATACTTCTTCCTGAGAAGCTTCGGTAATTTTTCTGGCGTACTCCAACGCCTCGTCCCAAGTTTTCGGTGGTTCTGTGGTTCCAAGGTATTCTTCGAAGAAACTGGGTCGATAGGTAAGCAACATGATCATTGTCCAGATTGGTACTCCCCAATATTCACTCTGGTGGAAATACATATCCCTTTGTTTCGGGAAAAATTGATATTCGTTATCCAATTCTTTAACAAGATCGGTTACCGGAACCACGGCTCCTGCCTTGTACACGGTAAGCAATAAGTCAGGAATAGAAAACTGAAAATCCGGCAACTTTCCGGCTTCTATGGCAGAGAGTGTCTTAACCCAAGCGTCTCCCCACATAACAACTTCCTGGGTAATCCTCACATCCGGGTTCTCCTTCATGAATAGATCGATTGCTTTCTGAAAAGCGGCAACACGATGCGCGGGTGCTTCGTGATGCCAGAAGGTAATTTCAATGGTATTTTGGGTCCACCCGAAGCCAGTCACAGCAAAAAGACACAGAAAAATCCCTAACACTAAAACCTTTCCAATTTGCACCATCGTGACTTCCTCCTTGGTTAGAAATCTTCAAAAAACCCCTCTACTCACACCGAAATCCTATAACCAAATACATCTCATAACAACTTGATTTTGGAATAATATTCTTCTTGGTACTTGGCGTTAGCCTCATCACCTCCGACTCTGTTTGCGCTCATCCAAACAGGGGGTTTCACTCCCTTACTCAGCATGTACTTGCACGCTTCAATTTCAATTCTTCTCACGATATATGAATCCGTCATTTGAGAAATTGGAGCAATCGGCCGATCAAATCCTTCAAGCTCAATAACGGCGTCTCCCACGGGGTTGTAATCATCAATGAAGAGATCCACAATATCCATCAAATTTTTCTTACTCGGGTGTCGTGTGTGGTGATCAAGGGGAATTTCTTTCTGCCAAGTTGATCCACCCACTCCTATCGTGTAGGCACCTTTAGCCTTGCACTCCAAGGCCGCATCGATTGTGGCAGCATTCACTCCTATGTTATTAAAAATAATAGCTACATCCCCAGGACCAATTTTATAATAGTCGATAACCCTATTCATATAACCCGGACAACGTTCGATACGCATCCCATGAAGAGCACCAGCTGCTCCATAAAGTGCTCCAATTGGAATAACAAGACTAACGGGTACTAACCCTCCTGCCCGGTAAAACATGTCATAAGCAGGAAGACAAGTATGACCGCCAGTACCAACCGCGTGGACCAGTTTACCAGCAATGATGGCGTCTCCAATTACCTGACCAGCTTTTTCAAAGTTCTTGGCCTGTTCCTGCTCGATTTTCTGAAGAAACTCAATGCAGATATCCAAAAAACTTTTTTGACTATTCATGCGCAAACCCCCTTAACAGGAAATGATAGGTCACTACTTCTTTTATAAGTTATAACAGGTTATAATATTTGTCAATAGGGTGGTTTAGGTTTTCAGCTTTCGGTGAGTTTACTGGGAAAATCAACATAATATGGTTCCAAAATTTGTATGTTTCATTACACAAACGTAGAATATTAGTGTTAATAATCAAAAGCTTTGGGAAGGGAGTTGTCAGTAAAACCGTGCTCCAAATTGACAAATTTTCACCAATACCACTCCACGTTCAGCTTAAAAGGGCCCTTTTGTACCTTATCGAAGAGGGAAAATTAAAACCTGGCAACAAAATCATGTCTGAATCCGAGTTATGTGAAAGATATGGTATAAGCCGTATCACGGCTCGGAGAGCCATTGAAGACCTTGCCAGGGAGGGGTATCTTCGCAAAGTACCAGGCAAAGGAACCTTTGTAGCGGTCCCGAAAATCGTTGAAAAACTGGGTTCTCTCGTGACGTTCACCGAAGACATGCTCAGTCGGGGCTTAAAACCAGGAAGTAAACTCTTAAAACGGGAACTCATAAAACCGGCACCAGACATCGCCGAATTCCTTAAGCTCGCTGAGGACGAACGAGTCATCTACCTGGAGAGACTGCTTCTTGCCAACGAAGAACCAATTTGTTTTCAAAAATTGTTCTTACCCCTTAAGGTTTTCACTGGATTTTTGGCCGTGGAGGAAAGAGAAACCGAGATCCGAGAACTCTGTGAGATCCTCAACATGTTCGTTCCAAAACCGGTAGTGTGGGCAAAACAGACCCTGGAATCGGTTTTAATCACCCATAAAGAAGCGAAACTTCTCGGGGTTCAAGAAGGTTCCCCTGGGCTTCTTTGTGCAAGAATCACCTTTGACGAAGTCGATAACCCCGTGGAGTACGTCGAGTTTCTCTATAGAGCGGACCGCTATAAGTTTATGGTCAACTTAGCTCGTCCGGGTTTTGTCAAAACCCCATACCTTGGGAACCTTTCCTGAGGGAGCGCTGGATTCTTGGCTTAGATGCCAGGAATACTCGAGAAGGGGGTAAAACTGGAATGGCATCTCTGGTGGATGCATAGCGCGTTGGGTTGACCCTTGAGCGAAAAACAGGTCAACACGGTTTCTCTTTGCTTGACCACCACGTTTTCAGAGTGACCTTGAATGCCGGCTGCTCGCTCTTTTTGAGGTACCATCGTTACTTTAGAAAAAAAGGGGGGTTTCGGTAAACGGTGCTTCAACCATACCAAATCGCATGTGGCCACCGGGTCCAGCAATCTGGTCAATGCGAGTTTTGAAAGGAAAAG
This genomic interval from Atribacterota bacterium contains the following:
- a CDS encoding sugar ABC transporter permease, translating into MSNVVKKTVKGFLPLFPLVILLLFVFAYPCISAFFFSLHDVSFGQVAGRYVGLGNFRGLFQSTTFWESLGKSFLWAAGNLVIQLVVPLGIALVLNRRIRGISIARSLVMLPWIIPAVTIAICMRWMLLPRIGIVNEILLFFGFLRKPVHFLGSSSTAMPFLILLNSWKFLPFGTLLILAALQTIPESILEAAAVDGARGFQQFRYITFPILGSMIWFVGFLAFAWNFNTFDLIWLTTQGGPGTAMQTLPILMYRTAFRVFRLGEASALSVLIVLFLLVVGLIYLRLFAPGER
- a CDS encoding sugar ABC transporter substrate-binding protein — its product is MVQIGKVLVLGIFLCLFAVTGFGWTQNTIEITFWHHEAPAHRVAAFQKAIDLFMKENPDVRITQEVVMWGDAWVKTLSAIEAGKLPDFQFSIPDLLLTVYKAGAVVPVTDLVKELDNEYQFFPKQRDMYFHQSEYWGVPIWTMIMLLTYRPSFFEEYLGTTEPPKTWDEALEYARKITEASQEEVYGIGIGGAKNLMTSEQSYIFLASVGARFFDEDGTVIFNSPETIEAVKLYKDFFQYAPPGAEAWSWGEIELNIAAGTIAMSPYFPSVQKRFHEEFDSSDYAAAHIPYYKDRKERGTITYPNEIHIYKQTLEKGEEHVQAVKRLVRFMMRPDINAILTAEQEPGGFFPVTVIASQAKEYWDKPIVKRFESIHKVAFEALQEYATLYGFEYGRWVNLGIGDITGADILAEAINKVVSGQMSVEEAVSWGQKQMEKYSIPAQ
- a CDS encoding sugar isomerase domain-containing protein, whose protein sequence is MNSQKSFLDICIEFLQKIEQEQAKNFEKAGQVIGDAIIAGKLVHAVGTGGHTCLPAYDMFYRAGGLVPVSLVIPIGALYGAAGALHGMRIERCPGYMNRVIDYYKIGPGDVAIIFNNIGVNAATIDAALECKAKGAYTIGVGGSTWQKEIPLDHHTRHPSKKNLMDIVDLFIDDYNPVGDAVIELEGFDRPIAPISQMTDSYIVRRIEIEACKYMLSKGVKPPVWMSANRVGGDEANAKYQEEYYSKIKLL
- a CDS encoding GntR family transcriptional regulator, with amino-acid sequence MLQIDKFSPIPLHVQLKRALLYLIEEGKLKPGNKIMSESELCERYGISRITARRAIEDLAREGYLRKVPGKGTFVAVPKIVEKLGSLVTFTEDMLSRGLKPGSKLLKRELIKPAPDIAEFLKLAEDERVIYLERLLLANEEPICFQKLFLPLKVFTGFLAVEERETEIRELCEILNMFVPKPVVWAKQTLESVLITHKEAKLLGVQEGSPGLLCARITFDEVDNPVEYVEFLYRADRYKFMVNLARPGFVKTPYLGNLS